One region of Salvia hispanica cultivar TCC Black 2014 unplaced genomic scaffold, UniMelb_Shisp_WGS_1.0 HiC_scaffold_362, whole genome shotgun sequence genomic DNA includes:
- the LOC125199043 gene encoding chaperone protein dnaJ 16-like, with protein MFKEVTFSYNILSDTDKRRQYDTAGFEAVESESQELELDLSSLGTVNTMFAAIFSKLGVPIKTTVSATVLEEALNGAVSIRPLLLGQSLCRKVEKQCAHFYSVTITEKEAQAGLVCRVSSSDKSKFKLLYFDQEENGGLCLALQEDSSKAGKVTSAGMYFLGFPVYRMDPAHNSATAVKDPDAAFFRKLDGFQPFEITELKAGIHYFAVYGDNFFKSVSYTIEILSAEIFSEEKEDLRSVEAQILSKRVELSKFETEYREVLAQFTEMTSRYAQEMQAIDELLQQRNEIHASYTTAPQIKRSSSSRSKNKATVKEGDDCQGKDKKQSRGERSKRRNGTTFT; from the exons ATGTTCAAAGAGGTCACATTCTCATATAACATTTTGTCTGATACGGATAAAAGGCGGCAGTATGACACAGCAGGTTTTGAG GCTGTCGAATCAGAAAGCCAAGAACTGGAACTTGACCTTTCAAGTTTAGGAACTGTTAATACGATGTTTGCTGCAATTTTTAG TAAACTTGGAGTTCCTATCAAAACTACTGTATCGGCCACTGTTCTGGAGGAAGCACTAAATGGGGCAGTATCAATTCGTCCACTCCTgctgggacaatctttgtgcAGGAAG GTTGAGAAGCAATGTGCTCACTTTTATTCTGTAACCATAACAGAAAAGGAAGCACAGGCAGGACTTGTTTGTCGAGTTTCTTCATCAGATAAGAGCAAGTTTAAG CTATTGTACTTTGATCAGGAAGAGAATGGTGGACTATGCCTTGCTTTACAG GAGGATAGCTCAAAAGCAGGGAAGGTTACATCTGCTGGGATGTATTTTCTCGGATTCCCTGTATATCGGATGGACCCTGCCCATAACTCT GCGACTGCTGTGAAAGATCCAGATGCTGCTTTCTTTAGAAAGCTGGATGGATTTCAGCCATTTGAAATAACTGAACTCAAAGCCGGCATCCATTATTTTGCAGTTTATG gtgataatttttttaaaagtgtaAGCTACACTATAGAAATTCTTTCTGCTGAAATCTTTTCTGAAGAGAAGGAGGACCTTAGATCTGTTGAAGCTCAAATATTGTCAAAAAGAGTGGAGCTTTCCAAATTTGAAACCGAATATAGAGAG GTGCTCGCTCAATTCACCGAGATGACAAGTAGATACGCTCAAGAAATGCAAGCT ATTGACGAGCTTCTCCAACAGAGGAACGAGATACATGCTTCTTATACAACTGCTCCACAAATAAAGCGCAGCAGTAGTAGTCGAAGCAAGAATAAAGCCACAGTGAAGGAGGGTGATGATTGCCAAGGGAAGGATAAGAAGCAGTCTAGAGGAGAGAGGTCGAAAAGAAGAAATGGTACAACCTTCACCTAA